The following proteins come from a genomic window of Miscanthus floridulus cultivar M001 chromosome 2, ASM1932011v1, whole genome shotgun sequence:
- the LOC136539453 gene encoding uncharacterized protein has protein sequence MRGGGAGEKLHYKEANVAHGAAALYGAGAAGKGAAAKTSFLNGLLLYVVLPVLVLYFVVIAASQFYNPRCSPEGNAMATHFVVANKPNNASLATSLNASSSSSASPPPAPGSKTTRLTAEEAPTGLRHIVFGIGASASLWESRKEYIKLWWRPGRMRGFVWMDKPVGEFYSKSSRTGLPAIMVSSDTSKFPYTHGAGSRSALRISRIVSETFRLGLPGVRWFVMGDDDTVFLPENLVHVLSQYDHRQPYYIGSPSESHIQNLIFSYGMAFGGGGFAISRALASELAKMQDGCLHRYPALYGSDDRIHACMSELGVPLARHPGFHQCDLWGDVLGLLGAHPVAPLVTLHHLDFLEPVFPTTPSRAGALRRLFDGPVRLDSAAVAQQSVCYDHAHQWTVSVSWGFAVMVVRGVLSPREMETPMRSFLNWYKRADYTAYSFNTRPVARQPCQKPHVYYMRGSRMDRRRNVTVTEYERHRVKHPGCRWRIADPAALLDSIVVLKKPDPDLWKRSPRRNCCRVVSSPKQGKDRSMTIDVGVCRDGEFAKV, from the exons ATGAGGGGAGGAGGAGCTGGAGAGAAGCTCCACTACAAGGAGGCCAATGTGGCGCACGGCGCCGCTGCCCTGTACGGCGCCGGCGCTGCGGGGAAGGGGGCCGCCGCCAAGACTTCTTTCCTCAACggcctcctcctctacgtcgtcCTGCCGGTGCTGGTCTTGTACTTCGTCGTCATTGCCGCTTCGCAGTTCTACAACCCCCGGTGCTCGCCAGAGGGCAACGCCATGGCGACCCATTTCGTGGTGGCTAATaagcccaacaacgcttcgttgGCCACGTCGCTGAAcgcttcgtcgtcgtcgtcagcttCTCCGCCACCGGCTCCAGGGTCCAAGACGACGAGGCTGACGGCAGAGGAAGCGCCCACCGGGCTACGCCATATCGTGTTCGGCATCGGCGCGTCGGCGTCGCTGTGGGAGAGCCGGAAGGAGTATATCAAGCTGTGGTGGCGTCCCGGGCGGATGCGCGGCTTCGTCTGGATGGACAAGCCCGTGGGGGAGTTCTACTCCAAGAGCTCCCGCACGGGCCTCCCCGCGATCATGGTGAGCTCGGACACGTCCAAGTTCCCCTACACCCACGGCGCCGGTAGCCGCTCGGCCCTCCGGATCTCACGCATCGTCTCCGAGACGTTCCGGCTGGGGCTCCCCGGCGTGCGGTGGTTCGTGATGGGCGACGACGACACGGTGTTCCTGCCGGAGAACCTGGTGCACGTGCTGTCCCAGTACGACCACCGGCAGCCGTACTACATCGGTTCGCCGTCGGAGAGCCACATCCAGAACCTCATCTTCTCGTACGGCATGGCGTTCGGCGGCGGCGGGTTCGCCATCAGCCGCGCGCTGGCGTCGGAGCTGGCGAAGATGCAGGACGGGTGCCTGCACCGGTACCCGGCGCTGTACGGCAGCGACGACCGCATCCACGCGTGCATGTCGGAGCTGGGCGTGCCGCTGGCCCGCCACCCGGGGTTCCACCAGTGCGACCtgtggggcgacgtgctgggccTGCTGGGCGCGCACCCCGTGGCTCCGCTGGTGACGCTGCACCACCTCGACTTCCTGGAGCCGGTGTTCCCGACGACGCCGTCGCGGGCCGGGGCGCTGCGCAGGCTGTTCGACGGGCCCGTGCGGCTGGactcggcggcggtggcgcagcaGTCGGTGTGCTACGACCACGCGCACCAGTGGACGGTGTCCGTGTCGTGGGGGTTCGCGGTGATGGTGGTGCGCGGGGTGCTGTCGCCGCGGGAGATGGAAACGCCCATGCGCAGCTTCCTCAACTGGTACAAGCGCGCCGACTACACGGCCTACTCGTTCAACACGCGGCCCGTGGCGCGGCAGCCGTGCCAGAAGCCGCACGTGTACTACATGCGCGGGAGCCGGATGGACCGGCGTCGGAACGTGACCGTGACGGAGTACGAGCGGCACCGGGTGAAGCACCCCGGATGCCGGTGGCGCATCGCCGACCCCGCCGCGCTGCTCGACAGCATCGTCGTGCTCAAGAAGCCCGACCCCGACCTCTGGAAGAGG TCGCCGAGGAGGAACTGCTGCAGGGTGGTGTCGTCGCCGAAGCAGGGGAAGGACCGTTCGATGACCATCGACGTCGGTGTGTGCAGGGACGGCGAGTTCGCCAAGGTTtaa